In Marinobacter sp. LQ44, the following are encoded in one genomic region:
- the cysZ gene encoding sulfate transporter CysZ, with translation MLKGNFFRGLGYLGEGFRLIRLPGLRLFVIIPLVLNILLFGVMFYFMAELFSVLIAGAMAWLPDWAWLQALDWLFWLLYGVVILLMLAYGFVIVANLIGSPFYGYLAELTEKHLTGQEVNPDEGWAALLKDTPRILWREVQKIAYYLPRALGLFIIGLIPVVNLVAALLWFLFNSWMMALQYVDYPADNHKVSFARLRRDLAAQRLSAMGFGLPVALAAMVPVLNLVVVPAAVCGATAYWVRENTSNQQ, from the coding sequence ATGCTCAAGGGTAACTTTTTCAGAGGACTGGGTTATCTGGGTGAAGGTTTCAGGCTGATCCGCCTGCCGGGCCTGCGCCTGTTTGTCATCATTCCCCTTGTGCTCAACATCCTCCTGTTTGGTGTGATGTTCTATTTCATGGCGGAGCTGTTTTCAGTCTTGATCGCCGGGGCCATGGCCTGGCTGCCGGATTGGGCCTGGTTGCAGGCACTGGACTGGCTGTTCTGGTTACTTTACGGCGTCGTGATTCTGCTGATGCTGGCCTACGGTTTCGTGATTGTTGCCAATCTTATCGGCTCGCCGTTCTACGGTTATCTGGCCGAACTTACCGAAAAGCACCTGACCGGCCAGGAAGTCAATCCGGACGAAGGCTGGGCGGCGCTGCTGAAGGATACCCCGCGAATTCTCTGGCGCGAGGTCCAGAAGATCGCCTATTACCTTCCCCGCGCCCTGGGCCTGTTCATCATAGGCCTGATTCCGGTCGTCAACCTGGTGGCGGCCTTACTCTGGTTCCTGTTCAACAGCTGGATGATGGCGTTGCAGTACGTGGATTATCCGGCTGACAACCATAAAGTCAGTTTTGCCCGTCTGCGCCGGGATCTTGCGGCCCAGCGGCTGTCAGCAATGGGTTTCGGCTTGCCGGTGGCCCTGGCGGCCATGGTGCCGGTGCTTAATCTGGTGGTGGTGCCGGCGGCAGTGTGCGGCGCAACCGCCTACTGGGTGCGGGAAAATACATCGAATCAACAGTAA
- the phoU gene encoding phosphate signaling complex protein PhoU, producing the protein MPNKKDDVYGDHISHKFNNELTELKTQFLNMGGLVESQVERAVQALVDGDGHQAEDVRAGDKKVDRMEVDLDEEATLIIARRQPTARDLRLVIAVIKMVADLERVGDEAKKIAKMAIKLSEEGQAPRGYVEIRHITTHVLSMLHDALDAFARLDSEQALRVMKEDKRVDEEYQAAARTLLTFMMEDTRNISRCMSVMWVLRALERVGDHACNIAENVIFMVKGEDVRHTPVEEAEKVVGR; encoded by the coding sequence ATGCCGAATAAAAAGGACGATGTATACGGGGATCACATTTCCCACAAGTTCAACAACGAACTGACCGAGCTGAAAACCCAGTTTCTTAACATGGGTGGACTGGTTGAAAGCCAGGTTGAGCGTGCGGTTCAGGCGCTGGTAGACGGTGATGGTCACCAGGCCGAAGACGTCCGTGCGGGAGACAAGAAGGTTGACCGGATGGAAGTGGATCTGGATGAAGAGGCCACGCTGATCATCGCCCGCCGCCAGCCCACGGCTCGGGATTTGCGGTTGGTGATTGCGGTGATCAAGATGGTGGCGGACCTTGAGCGGGTTGGCGATGAGGCCAAGAAGATCGCCAAGATGGCCATCAAGCTGTCCGAGGAAGGTCAGGCGCCCCGAGGATATGTTGAAATTCGCCACATTACCACGCATGTGCTGAGCATGCTGCACGATGCGCTGGATGCGTTTGCGCGTCTGGATTCGGAGCAGGCGCTGCGGGTGATGAAGGAAGACAAGCGGGTAGATGAGGAGTATCAGGCAGCGGCTCGTACGTTGCTGACGTTCATGATGGAAGATACCCGCAACATTTCACGCTGTATGTCGGTGATGTGGGTTCTGCGGGCATTGGAGCGGGTGGGTGATCACGCCTGTAACATTGCCGAGAACGTCATCTTCATGGTCAAAGGCGAGGATGTTCGCCATACGCCCGTGGAAGAAGCTGAGAAGGTGGTTGGCCGGTAA
- the pstA gene encoding phosphate ABC transporter permease PstA, which translates to MTDQRSQAEIVRQSLKRRYRKERRFRAYGMAAIAIALSALVILFADIIGKGYTGFIKTTITLDVQLNGEAMYLDDPTDADQISMADFNAPIINALGELIPGVEDRAAQRELSRLVGSYGANQIRDLLRSQPELLGTTQTMTFLAHDRVSVYVKHADNPSYSVRLSDQQIEWVDYLLEQGVIETAFNDVFFQSGDSREPSNAGILGAIVGSLLTMAVTLVIAFPVGVAAAVYLEEFAPQNKFTDFIEVNINNLAAVPSIIFGLLGLAVFIGLFGMPRSVPVVGGLVIALMTLPTIIISSRAAIKSVPPSIREAAEGIGASKMQVVMHHVVPLAMPGMMTGSIIGMAQALGETAPLLLIGMVAFIVEIPDGFFSSATVLPVQIYLWASSAEQGFIELASAGIMILLTFMISMNALAIWLRKRLERRW; encoded by the coding sequence ATGACTGATCAACGCTCCCAGGCGGAGATTGTCCGCCAGTCCCTGAAACGTCGGTATCGCAAGGAACGGCGGTTCCGGGCCTATGGCATGGCCGCCATTGCGATCGCTTTGTCGGCATTGGTGATCCTGTTTGCCGATATCATTGGCAAGGGTTACACCGGTTTTATTAAAACCACGATCACCCTGGATGTTCAATTGAATGGTGAGGCCATGTATCTGGATGACCCCACCGATGCTGACCAGATCTCTATGGCGGATTTCAACGCACCGATCATCAATGCGCTTGGTGAGTTGATTCCGGGTGTGGAAGACCGAGCGGCCCAGCGCGAGTTGAGCCGTTTGGTGGGTAGCTATGGTGCGAATCAGATCCGAGACTTGCTCCGCAGCCAGCCAGAGCTGCTTGGCACTACTCAGACTATGACCTTTCTGGCCCATGATCGGGTGTCGGTGTATGTGAAGCATGCCGATAACCCGAGTTACAGCGTGCGACTGTCAGATCAGCAGATCGAGTGGGTCGATTACCTGTTGGAGCAAGGCGTCATAGAAACAGCCTTCAACGATGTGTTCTTCCAGTCTGGTGACTCCCGCGAGCCATCCAATGCCGGTATCCTTGGTGCCATCGTCGGGTCTCTGCTGACCATGGCGGTGACCCTGGTGATCGCTTTCCCGGTTGGCGTTGCTGCGGCAGTCTACCTTGAGGAGTTCGCGCCACAGAACAAGTTCACTGATTTTATCGAGGTGAACATCAACAACCTGGCGGCGGTGCCATCTATCATCTTTGGTCTTCTGGGCCTGGCGGTGTTTATCGGGTTGTTTGGCATGCCGCGTTCGGTTCCCGTGGTGGGCGGTCTGGTCATTGCACTGATGACATTGCCTACCATCATCATCTCCAGCCGCGCCGCCATCAAGAGTGTGCCGCCCTCCATTCGCGAGGCAGCTGAGGGCATCGGTGCCTCCAAAATGCAGGTGGTGATGCACCACGTGGTACCCCTGGCGATGCCAGGCATGATGACCGGCTCCATCATCGGTATGGCGCAGGCGTTGGGTGAAACCGCCCCGTTGCTGCTGATCGGGATGGTCGCATTTATCGTGGAAATTCCGGACGGCTTCTTCAGCTCCGCCACGGTACTGCCGGTACAGATCTATCTGTGGGCCAGCAGCGCGGAACAGGGTTTTATCGAATTGGCGTCAGCGGGCATCATGATCCTGCTGACCTTCATGATCAGTATGAATGCACTGGCCATTTGGCTGCGTAAACGTCTTGAGCGCCGGTGGTAA
- a CDS encoding 50S ribosomal protein L11 methyltransferase: MNPETLNLHLRKTLSRGRVAQSAPAGCPSLPLYLFDPSVLEGPISHDEAQAVVAEPAYWSFCWASGQVLAQWILDHPMLVAGKTVLDFGSGSGVVAVAAARAGAARAIACDIDPAALDAAAANAKLNGVQVELCADWAQRPGHLDLITAADVLYDPGNRPLLEAFRASAEQVLLADSRIRNLANPAYKKQAVIEARTWPDLNEFEEFNKVRIYFARGRV; the protein is encoded by the coding sequence ATGAATCCGGAAACACTCAATCTGCACCTGCGCAAAACCCTTAGTCGCGGCCGGGTGGCCCAATCGGCGCCGGCCGGCTGCCCGAGTTTGCCGCTTTACCTGTTTGATCCGTCTGTGCTTGAGGGGCCAATAAGTCATGACGAAGCTCAGGCGGTCGTGGCGGAGCCGGCCTATTGGTCGTTTTGCTGGGCCAGTGGCCAGGTGTTGGCCCAGTGGATTCTGGACCACCCGATGCTGGTGGCGGGCAAGACGGTGCTGGATTTCGGCTCCGGATCAGGTGTGGTCGCGGTAGCGGCAGCCCGGGCGGGGGCCGCGCGGGCCATTGCCTGCGATATTGATCCGGCAGCGCTGGATGCTGCTGCAGCCAACGCCAAGTTGAACGGCGTGCAGGTGGAGCTGTGCGCAGACTGGGCGCAGCGGCCCGGGCATCTGGACCTGATCACCGCGGCTGATGTGTTGTACGACCCGGGAAACCGGCCGTTGCTGGAGGCCTTTCGTGCGTCCGCTGAACAGGTGTTGCTGGCAGACTCCAGAATCAGGAACCTGGCCAATCCGGCCTATAAAAAGCAGGCAGTGATTGAGGCCAGAACCTGGCCGGATCTGAATGAATTCGAGGAGTTCAACAAGGTGCGCATTTATTTCGCGCGGGGCAGGGTGTAG
- a CDS encoding aminoacyl-tRNA deacylase, with protein MPVKQLTEFLDEAGVEYMCLSHPPAFTAQQLAHHVKIAGDRVVKTVIIELDGKMAMLVMPATWRVRWDRLSRVLDTDFVDLADEQEFQDRFPECEVGAMPPFGNLFGMTVYCAEVLTEQPELAFAAGTHTESIHMKTADFLQLVHPMVINQGFTRPGAQKPAWLRKGRQRPETTEEMTVSRLAGY; from the coding sequence ATGCCGGTGAAGCAGTTAACAGAGTTCCTGGACGAGGCAGGTGTGGAATACATGTGCCTCTCCCATCCCCCTGCCTTCACGGCCCAGCAGCTGGCTCATCACGTCAAGATTGCCGGCGACCGGGTTGTTAAAACCGTCATCATCGAACTCGATGGCAAAATGGCCATGCTGGTGATGCCCGCTACCTGGCGGGTGCGCTGGGATCGACTCTCCCGAGTGCTGGACACCGATTTCGTGGATCTTGCCGACGAACAGGAATTCCAGGACCGATTTCCCGAGTGCGAGGTGGGCGCCATGCCACCGTTCGGCAACCTGTTCGGCATGACGGTCTATTGCGCCGAAGTGCTGACGGAGCAGCCGGAACTGGCCTTCGCCGCCGGCACCCACACCGAATCCATTCACATGAAAACCGCAGATTTCCTGCAACTGGTCCACCCCATGGTGATCAACCAGGGCTTCACCCGACCAGGCGCCCAGAAACCGGCCTGGCTGAGGAAAGGCCGTCAACGGCCGGAAACCACTGAGGAAATGACCGTCTCCAGACTCGCAGGGTACTGA
- the mnmH gene encoding tRNA 2-selenouridine(34) synthase MnmH — protein MASRPDTDDYLNLFLNDIPLMDVRAPVEFAKGSFPCAENAPLMNDEERHRVGICYKEKGQDEAIKLGHQLVSGDIKAQRIEAWNRFIARHPEGYLFCFRGGLRSRLTQQWIKDAGIDYPLVKGGYKALRRFLIDSLDQLIANGDYRILSGRTGTGKTRVLLGLPNPVDLEGLANHRGSSFGRQVTPQPSQIDFENRVAVAMLKAHHLTGGSIYLEDESRLIGRCALPEPLRARMAESPLMILEQPMEERVAIIRADYVEAMLQDYISRDGEEAGWLNFRDYLLSALDRIRRRLGGERYQQLRDLMIHALDQQQANGALDDHHAWIETLLNDYYDPMYDYQLNQKQGRILVCGNPETIRDYARNHHKLLK, from the coding sequence ATGGCCAGCAGACCCGACACCGATGACTACCTCAACCTGTTCCTGAACGACATCCCGTTAATGGATGTGCGGGCACCGGTGGAGTTTGCCAAAGGCAGTTTTCCCTGTGCTGAAAATGCACCGCTGATGAACGATGAAGAACGGCACCGGGTGGGTATCTGCTACAAGGAGAAAGGTCAGGACGAAGCCATTAAGCTGGGCCATCAGCTGGTCTCAGGCGACATCAAGGCGCAGCGCATAGAAGCCTGGAACCGCTTCATCGCCAGACACCCCGAGGGATACCTTTTCTGCTTTCGTGGCGGGCTACGCTCACGGCTGACCCAGCAATGGATCAAAGACGCAGGCATTGACTACCCCCTGGTGAAGGGTGGCTACAAGGCGCTTCGGCGTTTCCTGATCGACAGCCTGGACCAACTGATTGCCAACGGTGATTACCGGATTCTCAGCGGACGCACCGGCACTGGCAAGACCCGCGTCCTGCTTGGCCTGCCCAATCCGGTCGACCTTGAAGGTCTGGCCAACCACAGAGGCTCCAGTTTTGGCCGACAGGTTACGCCGCAGCCTTCCCAGATAGACTTCGAGAACCGTGTGGCGGTTGCCATGCTGAAGGCGCATCATCTGACTGGTGGCTCAATCTACCTGGAAGATGAAAGCCGACTGATCGGCCGCTGCGCCCTGCCGGAGCCCCTGCGGGCACGAATGGCGGAATCGCCGTTGATGATTCTGGAACAACCCATGGAAGAGCGGGTTGCGATCATTCGCGCCGACTACGTAGAGGCCATGCTGCAGGACTACATTTCAAGAGACGGTGAAGAGGCCGGCTGGCTCAACTTCCGGGATTACCTGCTCAGCGCCCTGGACCGGATACGCCGGCGCCTGGGTGGTGAACGCTACCAGCAGCTCCGAGACCTGATGATCCACGCGCTCGACCAGCAGCAGGCGAACGGCGCCCTGGACGACCACCATGCCTGGATCGAAACTCTGCTCAACGACTACTACGACCCGATGTACGACTACCAGCTCAACCAGAAACAGGGGCGGATTCTTGTATGCGGCAATCCGGAAACCATTCGCGACTACGCCAGAAACCACCACAAGCTCCTGAAATAA
- a CDS encoding mechanosensitive ion channel family protein: MEDLFSADGQATQWMDQAVALTIAYAPKVLLAIITLIVGMWLINRFVSVLDKKLGQKDPTLNKFLCGLIGAVLKIMLLISVASMIGIATTSFIAVIGAAGLAIGLALQGSLANFAGGVLILIFKPFKVGDTIEAQGYLGAVAEIQILYTVVNTFDNRRIVIPNGSLSNATLVNVSIYDKRRCDMTFGIHYDDDIDKAKAILQRLFDEDERSLKDPAPRICVGALGDSSVDLMFRAWVATDDLWPYYWDMQEKVKKAFDAEGITIPFPQRDVHMYKAE, translated from the coding sequence ATGGAAGACCTCTTCAGTGCCGACGGGCAGGCTACCCAATGGATGGATCAGGCAGTCGCCCTGACCATAGCCTATGCCCCCAAGGTGTTGCTGGCCATCATAACCCTGATCGTGGGTATGTGGCTGATCAACCGTTTTGTTTCGGTTCTTGACAAGAAACTGGGCCAAAAAGACCCCACCCTGAACAAATTCCTGTGCGGCCTGATTGGCGCCGTGCTCAAGATCATGCTGCTGATTTCGGTCGCCTCCATGATCGGCATTGCGACCACGTCGTTCATCGCGGTTATCGGTGCCGCCGGTCTGGCCATTGGCCTGGCGCTGCAAGGCAGCCTGGCGAACTTTGCCGGTGGTGTACTGATCCTGATCTTCAAGCCCTTCAAGGTGGGCGACACCATTGAAGCCCAGGGCTACCTTGGCGCCGTGGCGGAAATCCAGATTCTCTACACCGTGGTAAACACCTTCGACAACCGCCGTATCGTCATCCCTAATGGCAGCCTGTCCAACGCAACGCTGGTTAACGTCAGCATCTATGACAAACGCCGCTGCGACATGACCTTCGGCATTCACTATGACGACGACATCGACAAGGCCAAAGCCATTCTTCAACGCCTGTTTGACGAAGATGAGCGCTCGCTGAAAGACCCGGCACCGCGAATTTGTGTTGGCGCCCTCGGTGACAGCTCTGTCGACCTCATGTTCCGTGCCTGGGTGGCCACTGACGACCTCTGGCCGTACTACTGGGACATGCAAGAGAAGGTGAAAAAGGCCTTTGACGCAGAAGGTATCACCATTCCGTTCCCTCAGCGCGATGTACACATGTACAAGGCCGAATGA
- a CDS encoding histidine triad nucleotide-binding protein, with translation MSETIFTKIINREIPADILYEDDLALAFSDINPQAPVHFLVIPKKAIATINDITEDDREVVGHLYVVAAKIAKEKGFADDGYRVVMNCGENSGQTVFHIHLHVLAGKPLGWPPYTDKMKQA, from the coding sequence ATGTCAGAGACGATTTTCACCAAGATCATCAACCGGGAAATCCCCGCCGACATTCTCTACGAGGATGACCTCGCCCTGGCGTTCAGCGACATCAATCCTCAGGCACCGGTGCATTTCCTGGTTATCCCCAAGAAAGCCATCGCCACGATCAACGACATCACCGAGGATGATCGGGAAGTGGTGGGGCATCTGTATGTGGTGGCAGCGAAGATTGCCAAAGAGAAAGGGTTTGCCGACGATGGCTATCGGGTTGTCATGAACTGCGGGGAAAATTCGGGGCAGACAGTGTTCCATATCCACCTGCACGTTCTTGCCGGCAAACCGCTGGGCTGGCCGCCTTATACTGACAAGATGAAGCAGGCCTGA
- the pstB gene encoding phosphate ABC transporter ATP-binding protein PstB — protein sequence MNTMNPTITSEADMPEETIVPVKDERPAETVIEEGATVGIPYADDPKFKLRNVEVFYGQDRAIKNVSLDIGRNEVIAFIGPSGCGKSTFLRCLNRMNDSIDICRVKGQLMIDEHDIYDPKRDVVELRARVGMVFQKPNPFPKSIYDNVAYGPRIHGLANRKSDLDEIVENSLRKAGLWDEVKDRLGATATGMSGGQQQRLCIARAIAVSPEVILMDEPCSALDPIATAKVEELIAEMSESYTIVIVTHSMQQAARVSNRTAYFHLGHLVEVNETDKVFTSPEHELTESYITGRFG from the coding sequence ATGAATACCATGAATCCGACAATCACGAGTGAGGCGGACATGCCGGAAGAGACCATTGTCCCGGTAAAAGACGAGCGGCCAGCGGAAACGGTCATTGAAGAAGGTGCGACCGTTGGGATCCCCTACGCTGATGACCCCAAGTTCAAGCTGCGTAATGTGGAAGTGTTTTATGGTCAGGATCGGGCTATAAAGAACGTCAGCCTGGACATTGGCCGTAATGAAGTCATTGCCTTTATCGGGCCCTCCGGCTGCGGCAAATCGACCTTTCTGCGGTGCCTGAACCGGATGAACGACAGCATTGATATCTGCCGGGTCAAAGGTCAGTTGATGATCGACGAGCACGATATCTACGACCCGAAACGGGACGTCGTTGAGCTGCGAGCCCGGGTGGGCATGGTGTTCCAGAAGCCGAACCCGTTCCCCAAGTCGATCTATGACAATGTGGCCTACGGCCCTCGAATTCACGGTCTTGCCAACCGAAAATCCGATCTTGATGAGATTGTTGAAAACAGCCTGCGCAAAGCCGGTCTTTGGGATGAGGTGAAAGATCGCCTGGGTGCCACGGCCACCGGTATGTCCGGCGGCCAGCAGCAGCGCCTGTGTATCGCCCGGGCCATTGCTGTTAGTCCGGAAGTGATCCTGATGGACGAGCCATGCTCGGCTCTGGACCCGATCGCCACCGCGAAAGTGGAAGAGCTGATTGCCGAGATGTCGGAGAGTTACACCATCGTGATTGTGACCCACTCCATGCAGCAGGCAGCCCGGGTTTCTAACCGTACAGCCTATTTCCATCTGGGCCACCTGGTGGAGGTAAATGAGACTGACAAGGTATTCACCTCGCCGGAGCACGAGCTGACGGAATCCTACATTACTGGCCGCTTTGGTTAA
- a CDS encoding VanZ family protein produces the protein MLPFQQTVSTLLRMRRLWQAVLLISVAAILYLATTSSSYPIPAAANDKVNHIIAFIELTIVTRLAWPRLSAFWYAPALLGFGLALEAVQANLPYRDFSLADVLADALGIAIGMLPWPGIRNAGEVDLRNSPDSV, from the coding sequence ATGCTCCCATTTCAGCAAACCGTCTCTACCCTTCTGCGCATGCGCCGGCTCTGGCAGGCAGTCTTGCTGATCTCGGTGGCCGCCATCCTGTACCTGGCCACAACCAGCTCCAGCTACCCCATCCCTGCAGCCGCCAACGACAAGGTCAACCACATTATTGCGTTTATTGAATTGACCATTGTCACCCGGCTGGCCTGGCCTCGCCTGAGTGCATTCTGGTACGCCCCTGCCCTGCTGGGCTTCGGCCTGGCGCTCGAAGCGGTCCAGGCCAACCTCCCCTATCGGGATTTTTCCCTGGCCGATGTTCTGGCGGATGCCCTGGGCATTGCAATCGGCATGCTGCCCTGGCCGGGCATCCGCAATGCCGGCGAAGTGGATTTGAGAAATTCGCCCGACTCTGTGTGA
- a CDS encoding FAD-dependent monooxygenase yields MTQAFDIIIVGAGMVGAALANGLGQQGITVGLIDKAEPSDFDADASPDIRVSALSAGSERYLQSLGAWRRIQAMRATPYRRLAVWDETPHPLSRLLPGSLTEVEFSAADLGASHLGHTVENSITQNALWQTLQDEPNVTLITGQGLKALSQNAERATITLDDGTELSAQLIVGADGAMSRVRELAGIGVTRDQYEQQAMVMSVRYLGQPEDITWQGFYPSGPRAFLPLHNAGEQHPGETWGSLVWYDSPARLAELKAMDNSTLMAEIQRAFPARLPPLTHIDAKASFPIARQHARHYFQNRVVLAGDSAHTINPLAGQGVNLGFQDAQCLQGLLKEARRSGDDLAGERWLALYEKQRRPANRRMMLAMDLFYHLFSNTIPPVHLARNLGLGAVRALPFARNGVARYAMGLDEELPAVVRQITSRIPGLNQL; encoded by the coding sequence ATGACCCAAGCATTTGACATCATCATCGTTGGCGCCGGCATGGTCGGCGCCGCCCTTGCCAATGGCCTTGGCCAGCAGGGCATCACGGTCGGCCTGATTGACAAGGCCGAGCCCTCGGACTTTGACGCGGATGCCAGCCCCGATATCCGGGTATCAGCGCTCAGTGCCGGCAGCGAGCGCTATCTGCAAAGCCTGGGCGCCTGGCGCCGCATTCAGGCCATGCGCGCCACACCCTATCGCCGCCTGGCGGTGTGGGACGAGACCCCGCACCCACTCAGCCGTCTGCTGCCCGGCTCGTTGACCGAAGTGGAATTCAGTGCGGCCGATCTCGGCGCAAGCCATCTGGGCCATACCGTCGAAAACAGCATCACCCAGAACGCCCTGTGGCAAACCTTACAGGACGAGCCCAACGTCACGCTGATTACCGGCCAGGGGCTCAAGGCACTGTCACAGAATGCCGAGCGTGCAACGATCACCCTGGACGATGGTACAGAACTGAGCGCCCAACTGATTGTCGGGGCCGACGGCGCCATGTCCAGAGTGCGGGAACTGGCCGGCATTGGCGTGACCCGTGACCAGTACGAACAACAAGCCATGGTGATGTCGGTCCGCTACCTGGGCCAGCCCGAGGACATTACCTGGCAGGGCTTTTACCCCAGCGGCCCCAGAGCCTTCCTGCCGTTACACAATGCAGGTGAGCAACACCCCGGCGAAACCTGGGGATCACTGGTGTGGTACGACAGCCCAGCCCGCCTTGCCGAACTGAAGGCCATGGACAACAGCACCCTGATGGCGGAAATTCAAAGGGCTTTCCCGGCGCGCCTGCCGCCGCTGACCCACATCGACGCCAAAGCCAGCTTCCCCATCGCCCGACAGCACGCCAGGCACTATTTCCAGAACCGCGTGGTGCTGGCCGGCGACTCCGCCCACACCATCAACCCCCTGGCCGGCCAGGGGGTAAATCTCGGCTTTCAGGACGCCCAATGCCTACAGGGCCTGCTGAAAGAAGCTCGCCGCAGCGGCGATGACCTGGCCGGTGAACGCTGGTTGGCACTTTATGAAAAGCAACGCCGACCCGCCAACCGCCGCATGATGCTGGCCATGGACCTGTTCTACCACCTGTTCAGCAACACCATCCCGCCAGTACACCTGGCTCGCAACCTGGGCCTGGGCGCCGTCCGCGCTTTGCCCTTCGCCCGCAACGGTGTAGCTCGCTACGCCATGGGCCTGGATGAAGAGCTGCCGGCGGTGGTCAGGCAGATTACTTCCCGGATTCCGGGTCTGAATCAGCTTTAA